From Flavipsychrobacter sp., a single genomic window includes:
- a CDS encoding DUF935 family protein, with protein sequence MKAPKLLHTTRIHKPTTRQVMALNKQGKTNERKGLDDIYNLLIKMEQRMKSMAKQDIGTWRNSHRAALNPQRPNRRPLYSIYRDAELDDQVETVMSNLIADVMSEEYYITKANNTEKDDKASDYLERSWFYYVLEEALKTEGWGHQVLQLTSFININGFYEFGEFEDIDRDHIIPEWGLFMPDISGDEGINYRDPLFAKSVLEIGKPKDLGKLLKASKPALYKKNMEAAWSQHGEIFGSPFRIGKVSSGNKEDLDRMEEFLKNMGRSAYAVTDIDDSVELVETSKGDAYMVFDQFLARADRAISKIFLGQTMTTDNGSSKSQAEVHERVGKSRMWALKLKIEFLVNDKILPMMRANGYPIKEGQRFKWAVVDEITTTDIVMDEFLVQNFELTDLEYFEKKYGVKIKGLREFTTSTTPKNEQVKEALTRIKQLHLKTDKLYQNGNCC encoded by the coding sequence ATGAAAGCTCCAAAACTACTGCATACTACACGAATACATAAGCCTACCACAAGGCAAGTAATGGCTTTAAACAAGCAAGGCAAAACCAACGAGCGCAAAGGTCTGGATGATATATACAACCTCCTGATAAAAATGGAGCAACGCATGAAGAGCATGGCGAAACAAGACATAGGTACTTGGAGAAATTCACACCGTGCAGCCCTCAATCCGCAGCGCCCAAACAGGAGACCATTATACTCTATATACAGAGATGCAGAGCTAGATGACCAGGTGGAGACTGTGATGAGCAACCTCATTGCAGATGTAATGAGTGAGGAGTATTACATCACCAAAGCAAACAACACAGAAAAGGACGATAAAGCAAGTGACTACTTAGAGCGCTCATGGTTCTACTATGTACTAGAGGAGGCATTGAAAACTGAGGGTTGGGGGCATCAGGTGTTGCAGCTCACATCTTTTATCAACATCAACGGCTTTTATGAGTTTGGGGAGTTTGAGGATATAGACAGAGACCACATCATCCCTGAGTGGGGGCTCTTTATGCCTGACATCAGTGGAGATGAGGGTATCAACTACAGAGACCCATTATTTGCTAAATCGGTACTGGAGATAGGCAAGCCTAAAGACTTAGGCAAGCTACTCAAAGCATCTAAGCCTGCACTCTACAAAAAAAATATGGAGGCAGCATGGTCTCAACATGGAGAGATATTTGGTTCTCCTTTCAGAATTGGTAAAGTATCTAGTGGCAACAAGGAAGACCTTGACCGCATGGAGGAGTTTTTGAAAAACATGGGGCGCAGTGCTTATGCCGTTACTGACATTGATGATTCTGTAGAGCTAGTAGAAACTAGCAAAGGAGATGCTTATATGGTGTTTGACCAATTCCTAGCAAGAGCAGACCGCGCCATTAGTAAAATATTCTTAGGGCAAACCATGACCACTGACAACGGGAGCTCCAAATCACAAGCTGAGGTGCATGAGCGTGTAGGTAAGAGTAGAATGTGGGCATTAAAACTCAAGATTGAGTTTTTAGTGAATGACAAAATACTGCCGATGATGAGAGCTAATGGCTACCCCATAAAAGAGGGGCAGCGTTTTAAATGGGCTGTAGTGGATGAGATAACCACAACGGATATAGTCATGGATGAGTTTTTGGTACAAAACTTTGAGCTCACCGACCTAGAATATTTTGAGAAAAAGTACGGGGTGAAGATAAAAGGGCTTAGAGAATTTACCACCTCTACAACACCAAAAAACGAGCAGGTAAAAGAAGCCCTAACCCGCATCAAACAACTGCACCTTAAAACAGACAAACTATACCAAAATGGCAATTGCTGTTAA
- a CDS encoding phage protein Gp36 family protein, with translation MAFLTEQDYKTVLKQDFKALILEGDAATQTDAELKAQAEMSTYLRKRYDVAQIFNKVGTERNYNIVMLLTDMVIYHIYSSRTPRNIPELRLDRYDYATKMLTRMSDGTIEEDLPIRKNEDNEEINPLRTGSHTPTTHGY, from the coding sequence ATGGCATTTTTAACAGAGCAAGATTATAAGACCGTTCTTAAACAGGATTTCAAAGCCCTAATACTAGAGGGCGATGCAGCCACACAAACAGATGCAGAGCTCAAAGCACAGGCAGAGATGAGCACCTACCTAAGAAAGCGTTACGATGTGGCGCAGATATTCAACAAAGTAGGTACAGAGCGCAACTACAACATTGTAATGCTGCTGACCGATATGGTTATCTATCACATATACAGCAGTAGAACACCGCGCAACATTCCTGAGTTGAGACTGGATAGGTATGACTATGCTACTAAGATGCTCACACGTATGAGCGATGGCACAATTGAGGAGGATTTGCCCATTAGAAAAAATGAGGATAACGAGGAGATAAACCCTTTGCGCACAGGTAGCCATACACCAACAACACACGGCTATTAA